DNA from Quercus lobata isolate SW786 chromosome 1, ValleyOak3.0 Primary Assembly, whole genome shotgun sequence:
TTACCATGTTCACTTACCCATGGTTCAGTAAAGGGTTCTACTATGCGTGTGTTGGTGACTTCCATATTTATGCACAAAAGACTCCCATATTCACCTCATCCATATTTAAGTAAACAGAACGTTATTGGTGATGGTAATGCATGACAAACGAAACAATGATGGAATTTAGCTATCCCAATTTGAGATGATTTCTGGGATTTCACATGCAAAATTTAGTTGGACTAGATGAATTATTAGGCCAATGCTAATCCTCTAATTGGATTGTGGTTTAAACTTAACAtttaacaaacaaaacaaggacAGAATTACATAATCccttacccccccccccttcaaaaaatatttaatagtgACAAGTaacttatatttattatttatcaaaattaaaaattctaagaGTTCCCCaccactcaaaaaaaaaaaaaaaactattctttTAAGGCACTAAAAgaactttaaaataaagagtaatatctcattaaaaaaatatgatatgatTACTAATATATTATACCAATTTTATATAATCTCCACTCAAAATCGTAATTTTTGTGAAACTTAATAATACATGATAATTCTTTAGATGTctttatacaattatatttaagACATGCaactaaagaaaattcaatgtcaaattccaaaaaaaaaaccacaattgGCATGAGTAGTAAAATGTTGTGTGAGTTTTAGGCATTGTTATATGTATTTAATATgcttaattttctaattttcttttgtaatcaaAACTTTACTTGTTCGAtgttattttgttaatatttggaATAAGAAAAGAGTGCAAAATCCCATGAACCATCAATTGagaatttcccaaaaaaaaacaaaaaaaaaaaaaaaaaaaaaaacaaagatatcGAAGATCCTGTATATTAAAAGACTGATTGGAATAATACTTTTCTAGAAAATGATTCTTGTTCTGTgtatttctttgttatttatggatcaaataatTGTTATATATGATAGTGTAGTGTATTCCACAAATTTGTAGGTATTGCTggtaaatgaaataaattttcgaTGTACAAATTCAAATGTTTTAGAGGCTAAAAGTAATTATTTCATAACACGtgaataaagataaaaatatattacaaatacCCAATACATGCCAATTTGAATTCAaagttttatattataaattctTTAATTACTGAATAAGATAAAACTAATTCAGTTCAGatgaaagcaaaaaacaaaaacctagtCCATATAATTTGATATCAACAATGAATTCTCAATTTTATATGGAATATAGTATAAAAAATCTAAGAAATTGAATCAAGAATTTCCCTGAAATATTGGTTTGGTCATCTTTTGCAAAGTatgaaaacttttattaaacGCATATATACCTACATGTATATGTCTATATATGCGTGTGAGAGTGAGATTTTGAAATTCATTCATTTGCATTTTAGGACCACTGAGTCCACAAAAGAAGTTCTTGGTTTTGTCCTTGCTAATGAAGCGAAGCCCATACCTGAAGGATATACAGACTTAGGGCCTATTTGGtttagtgtttttttctttcaaaaataacaattacaaGGAGCTGAACTAAACTCACCTTAAGCACAATGTTAGAGGACCCTCGGAAATTCACAAAACCACATGGAAGGAAAGCTTTGCGATttatcctctctttttttctcccattGGCAAGATAATTAGATCAGGATGGTTACAAATTTACCTCACCCTCATCCAGTTCACATTGGATGGAATTTAAAATGCCACTTTTACAGTAGAGAACATATGGAAATGTCTCATTTAAAAATCATAAGGAGATTGATGTTTATTGTCAGTCACTCACTGCCACCCCTCCATCCACACAAATAATCTGCCCGGTTATGTAAGAGGATGCAGGTAGGCAAAGCAATGCCACAAGGGACAAAACTTTGGCTCTCCAGGGCGTCCAAGAGGAGTTCTTGCATTTACCGATATCGAAAATTGCTAGTCATTGAGAGCCTGCAATAGTAACGAGAAGTCACATAAAGGACTTATTTCATATCATGTAAATGAATAcagaattatttttaacttagtGAGCTGTCCAAGTCTAAGCAACATCCCAACTtcttcaaaaaatgtttttgagaaTTAAAGCCTAGGAGTTCCATTTCTATTTCAGGTGTAAATGTCGTGCACCGTTGCATGCACACACACGCACGCCCACACGTTTCTGTTATCTTTTAACTCTACATATGACTCACATGTGGCCCAAATAAATAGAACATGATAAAAATTAACTGCACACAGAACAGTGAAAAACACATTCATTGAATGCACAAGCATGGTGAAAGGGTGCTACAGCCTTACAGCTTCAACCAAGGGGGTTCTGATAAACCAAGGTGCTACACAATTACTCCTAATATTGTCTTTGGCCCACTCCCATGCCAAATCTTTAGTTGGTTTATTGCTCCTGCATAGAGAGAAATCTTTTAGGGTCAGAATTTAAAAGTTTACAAATCCATAAGGTTTGAATAATATGCACATTATTTTAACAGATCAAatcgaaaaataaaaatttaaattacataaGTATATTACCTTTACTTGCACCATAAATAGATCCAACATTTAGTGCCACCACACCAGCAATAGAAGAAATACAAACAATGCTTCCTACTCCTGATGCTTTCAAAAGAGGATGTGCCAGCTGGCATAAATGGTAAGCAGATTCAAGATTGGTAGTCATAACAGTAGAGAATTCTTCAGCTGTGTAATCTACAGTCGGTTTCCAGATGTTTGTCCCCACATTGTTTATCTAggataaaaaatttagtaagaACAGGATTTCCAAGGTTCACAAGAAGGAAAGCCATTCCAAGAGTAGCTGTGAACATTTCTATAAGAAACATTGGTATGAGAAACTCCTTTGGAGGATTCACAGAAAtgaagttttctaaatttaatttatgcaaCTAGCTAAGAAAAAAACTATCCTGCTCCTGGGTTCAGGCTACCAGAATTAGGATGTAAAGAATGATTGAAGATATGCATTTGCAATTTGTTTATACCAGAACCCTGGATGgtccttttttcttctcaaactaAAAACAATGATATTGATGGTATAGTAAAtgcttttattttgttggtaagTTACGCACATACCCAATGACTATGAGTATTGAACCCATAACCTTACCCTCCACCTAGCACTTTCAAAGGGAGGAGCTACcagttgagctagagctcattggcgaTGGGCCGATGGCATAGTGGAGGCTGgttaaacaattatttattaatatgatGTTCAAAATACACAAAGCCATATACAAGCTACAAATTTGGGGAAGCCCAAATAACATTACATGGAACAATTATGTTAGTAAATACATAAATGTCACACGCAGCGCACCAGGCTCCCACCTTTACAAGGTCTAAGGAGGTCAATGGTAGGCAATTTTACCCCCAATTTTAGCAAGAATATAACAGAGGAAACTACAATTCGATGCTAATTCACATTAGACTCCACTATGTTCTAATGTGGCAAGTGACGGTTTTGATGTCAAAACTATCTTTAAATATTGTTATAGATaagctcaattttttttttggtggccgAATATTGGGTTTTATTTCACCGAAAAAGCAGCACAGTTCAAGCTAGAAAgctataggaaaaatgtttccaatcTTTCAGAAAGTAACTTCCTTATGATCCGCAACTCCATCTCTTCAACCAGTTCCAAGAATTATCTACTCCCTAAACCTCATTTCCAGTTACAATCTCTGAAAATTGGTATAGATAAGCTCAATTTATTGGTTTCTTTTTGGGCTGAATGTTGGGTTTTTATTGTACATAAGAGGCTGCTAAGTCCAAGCTAGAAAGATACAGGAAAAGGATTTCTCATCTTTCAGAAAAGTAACTTCATTATGATCTGGGAATCCCTCCCTATAACCAGCTGCCAGAATTATCTACTCACTTTAAATTCCTCAAGTCTGGCAATTCGTTTGTTTCATCACAAAATGACTTGTTTTCTTGTGTTGTTGCAACTCTGAAAATGATCCAAATAACATTTTCTGCCATTTACCTCGCAcagaaaattattaatatttcatttaGGCACAGTGGTGATGGAGGTGGTGGTGACGGCGGAAGAGGTGGTGCAACAATGATGGTAGTGGCAGAGGTGACAGCAGCGACAGTGTGATGGCGATGGTAGTGGTGATGGTGGTGTTGGTCACAAAAGGAACAGAATAGGAGAGGGTACAATggaatggcaaaaaaaaaaaaacatttaacaaTATCTGGAACCTATTTTCTGTTGCAATCCCATTTTTGTCTGTCACAGTTGTCCAGAATGATTGCACTTAATGAATTCCATCGATAACCTCACTTCTATTCCAGTCCCACAACAGCAGTAATGATTCATTGTTACATTACAATCTTGTGATGCTAAAATTGCTATGTAGAATGCAATGAATTAAACTaaacacatccaaaaaaaataaataaataaactaaactgAATTGAGACTTACAAGTATATTAAGTCTCCTGCTAAACACTGAGGATACTGTGTCCATCAGCTTGACTCGTTCACCTCGAGACATCACATCACAAACTGAACCTGTGACTTGGAAACCCTTCATCTCCCAATCATGTAAGCATCCATTGAGATTGGCTTCATTCCTTGAGCATGTATGTACTCTTGCACCTAGCCCTGCCAATTCCTCCACAACAGCATGCCTGACATAATTACAAAACATTGCAATAAATAAGCCTCTACTAGTTTTTATAAGATTAGTACTCTGTAGCCACAGGCCCCATAAAAGCAGAGTTCTTTAAAAATGAACAACCATGAAGCAattaacttgagagagagagagagagagacccaaTTCCTTGTGTTCCACCAGTAACAAGAGCAGTCATTCCCAGAAGTGACAATCTATCATCTCTGCATCTACTCCCTGCCTGCACCATGTTATCCCCAATCTTAATCTCTCCTTGATCTATTGATTTCATTGTACTTCTAGTAGCTCAAATGAGTAATATAGTAATGAGTACAATGGTTTCTCCCCCTCCATTGATCTGAAATATACCTAAGAAATTCAGCCTAGTGCAATTACTCAAAacagaaaaaaacaagaagttagataaaaacaataaatacaaGTTTTAGCATAAGCCCAAAAAAGGTCAGAAGGAGTTAGCTAggtatatattaatttaaattgctCATGTACCTTCCCTCCAAGCATTTCAAGTGATTGTTAACTTAGAAATTTTGTTCTCAAGTGCTTGAAGTTTTCTGCAACTCCTATGTGcgtctaaatatataaaaggtcAGAAGGAGTTAGCTAggtatatattaatttaaattgttgATGTACCTTCCCTCCAAGCATTCAAGTGATTGTCAACTTAGAAAGTGCGTATATAGATTATCTTCTTTATAGCaatacacaaaaagaaaattcttcaaCTAGCAGATCTAATGTTacaatttcttctctcttgtcAGTTCGAATCATTTCATgattacaaaaatattgtaataaaacaAATGGGAAAGGTCAAAGAGTAATATAGCTGGATTAAATGCCATTAGAAGGACAGAAAGAGAAATTTCACTTTTAAATATACAAAGAACaataattaggaaaaaaaaataagttcaattgCAGAACTCCGAAAGACAAGCATGGGAGTTATGTCATTTATGGTGGAGGTTAAATTGAATGGGGTCAAAGTATAGCAAGAGCAGATGAGGAAAAAGGCTAAGTTGCCACTTCTAGTCATGTCTTGGGTAGAAACCATTTACACACATCCCTCCGTCAACACAAACAATCTGCCCAGTGATGTAGGATGATGCAGGTAAGCAAAGGAATGCCACAAGGGAAGAGACCTCCTTTGGATCTCCAAGACGCTGAAGAGGGGTTCGAGAATACACCTCTTCTAGGTATTCTTTGTTGCTGAGCACCTACAACAAATAAAGGCTCAAGGTCAACTTTGACTTCTTGTACTGAGCCTTTATAACTGCTATAAATCAATTAGTGCAAGTACTAAtgttttaaactttgaatttacTAAGGTGCAGTTGCCTTGCAACGATGACAGTGAAGCTTAAGTAttgaacataatttttaaatgtggaGACAAGCAGAGCAAATTCTGTTTGGTAACCTAGAACTTTATTAACACAGTAGAGCTTATGCAGCAAATCAAGATTTTTAAGTAAATCTAATAAGAAATGATTCTTTTCAATTATATTTCACTCCCCTAAAATGATTGTAGTCAGGGGGGAGTTTGAGTCAGTGGATGGGTGCAGGAGTGTGGGGAATAACTTCCATGGAGAATGAAGGCAACAGCCCTTGCCACCATGATGTTGCACACAATTAATGGTCACATAACAATCTGGAGTTACCTGCTCCACCATTGAAGTTCTGATGTACCAAGGTGCAACAGCATTACTTCTTATATTGTCTTTTGCCCACTCACAAGCCAAAGTTTTAGTAAGTTGATTAATTGCTCCTGGAatcacaaataaacaaaattttctttataagcTTCTTGAGTTCAAAATTCATAGGAACATGGATACATTCATCTGATAGGTAAATTACCTTTGGTTGCTCCCTGAACAGACATAGACTTCAGTGAAACAAAACCCGATACAGAGGAGGTGAATACAATGCTTCCCACTCCTGATGCTTTGAGAAGCGGATAAGCAAGTTGAGAAATATGGAAAACAGATTCAAAATTGGTTGCCATGAGAGTAGAAAATTCAGCAGCAGTGAAATCCACTACCGGTTTCCGTATGTTTCTCCCGACATTATTTATCTACGGATCAAAAACAAGCCAGTCTTCCAGTTCAGTAAACAGGAAAAGCagttcaaaacttcaaattatAACATGTTAAAACTCAAAAGAATACCACAAACAGACACAATACATAACATTCTGAAACCCAATAagagaaacacaaaaaccaatgtttttgtatataaaaaaaattgaggaaataAAGAAGCTTACGAGGATGTTGAGCTTCCCATCAAACAAAGTGGACACAGTGCTCATAAGCTCCTCTCTCTGAGATCGAACTGACACGTCACAGACTGACCCAGtaaccccaaaacccaaattatCCCATTCACTCAAGCACCCATCAAGCTCACTCTCATTCCGACAACACGTGTGCACTCTGGCTCCAAAACCCACCAATTCCTCTACAATCGCATGCCTAAAAAGTAGAGAAACCAATGCCCAATTCCCAGTtgacaataaaattaatttctcaattctcacaaaccaaagaggaaaagaaaataaattccaagacttcttttttttctatgtatgtaaaaatatgtaCCCGATTCCGCGAGTGCCACCCGTGACGAGGGCGGTCATTCCACGGAGAGACCATCTGGGATTGTCAATTGGGGTACTGTTACTGTTAGTGCTTGAATGTAACATGGGATGGCTCCGAGTGGGTGTTATGGAGGTGGGTTGTGATATTCGGAGCTTGGAATGAAAAGTCAACGGGTGAGGAAACGTGGGGTTTGAGAAGATTGGAGAGTGTGGGTATAGGAGATTAGAGTTTTTATAGAGATTTGAAGAAGAACGAGAAGAAGAGGGAGCCAGTGGAAGTGGAAAGAGGGTCTGAGACATTTGAGCTGCGAAGCAAGCAGTCAGCTCAGCTGAGTAGTGTGACAGTGTGAGTCTTTGAGTATTGAGTCTTTTGACTTTTGAGAGGTTGTTCTTTTCATTGCAAAATGTTTTTCCGTTTTTGCTAGTCCTGCGAGAAATTATTCTTTGTTTTAAGAGCCGTTTGGTACGGTCTATTttacaacaacaaccaaaaaacataaggcgaaaaacacattttcgtccctacatttttacGCGATTTTCATTTcggtccctaagttttttttttaccgcttttagtccctatttagaaaaacgtctttcgttttagtcctttccgtcagtgccgttagggcactgacctaTGTGGCAAacggaattattaaaataataataaaaaattttattttgttattaaaaaatgccaagtcaacatttaaattttaaaaaataatttattgattttaattaaataaaaaaataaaaaacagaaataaaaataaaaaatcacattaattgagATTGAAGTGTGTCTTAAGCAAGAACACCAAGAACACAATCCtaaatccaagaacacaaacccagaaattaaaaataaaaataaaaaaaatagagaacgaactAGACATCAAGAGATTGAACCAAGAAGATGAAAGATCTGGGTTTTAATCACAGAACGAGGTCTTGGATTTGAACACACAGCCAAAAGGATAATCAATTTTATTCAAGCTAAcaactaaataaacaaaaactgatagaaaattcatattatttaacctccaaaaaaaaaaaaaaaacatttccaaTCTGAAAGAAAtccataaaattacaaaacacaCCTCGTCCTCGGCATTGCAGTGGTGCTTGTAAATAGCTTGGAGAAAATGGCAGCGGTCGAACAAGGGCTTGATATCGCCACCGGTGGTAGCAAAAGTCACGGCGGCACGATGTAACCTCTCGAGCTCGGAACGTATAGCCTTGTGAAAGAACAAAAAGATTAGGATCGGGGCTTAAGCGACAAGTTCTTCAAACAAGTCTTTGACGGTGTGGGCTCCATAGCTTTCACTGGTCCCGCCATTACCGCCACACCTCCACCACCGTCTCGGTGTTGCAGGCCCGAAAATGGCGTCCCCATTCCGAATCAGATTTCTCTGGGctttggctttttgtttttgtttttgttaaatgggtttttGCGCTTTCAAAGTGAATCGGAGTTTGGGGCAAAAAGTTTGTTCAAATCCAGGATCTTGCTCTGTGATTAAAACACAGATCTTTCATCTTCTTAGTTTAATCTCTTGATGTCTagttcattctctctctttttttttaattttttttaattttctgggtttgtgttcttgattTGGGATTGTGTTCTTATTTATTGGGTTTGTgctggttttattttaatttttgggtttgtgttttgtgtttgttttcacGTTTAATTCTTTGTTCGGGTTTAAtctaaagtttttatttattgggtttgtgatttttggattttaattttgtgttcttagatctgagtttgtgttcttattgttcttgctcaagacacacttcaatctcaattaatgtgattttttatttttatttctgttttttatttttttatttaattaaaatcaataaattattttttaaaatttaaatgctgacttggcattttttaataacaaaataaaattttttattattattttaataattccatTTGCCACAtaggtcagtgccctaacggcactgacggaaaggactaaaacggaagacgtttttctaaatagggactaaaagcggtaaaaaaaaaacttagggaccaaaatggaaatcgcgtgaaaatgtagggacgaaaatgtgtttttcgccaaAAAATAAACTCcattttatatcattattttaaaaaacactca
Protein-coding regions in this window:
- the LOC115985940 gene encoding senescence-associated protein 13-like isoform X1, producing the protein MLGGKAGSRCRDDRLSLLGMTALVTGGTQGIGHAVVEELAGLGARVHTCSRNEANLNGCLHDWEMKGFQVTGSVCDVMSRGERVKLMDTVSSVFSRRLNILINNVGTNIWKPTVDYTAEEFSTVMTTNLESAYHLCQLAHPLLKASGVGSIVCISSIAGVVALNVGSIYGASKGAINQLKIWHGSGPKTILGVIV
- the LOC115985940 gene encoding tropinone reductase homolog At2g29260, chloroplastic-like isoform X2, encoding MSQTLFPLPLAPSSSRSSSNLYKNSNLLYPHSPIFSNPTFPHPLTFHSKLRISQPTSITPTRSHPMLHSSTNSNSTPIDNPRWSLRGMTALVTGGTRGIGHAIVEELVGFGARVHTCCRNESELDGCLSEWDNLGFGVTGSVCDVSVRSQREELMSTVSTLFDGKLNILINNVGRNIRKPVVDFTAAEFSTLMATNFESVFHISQLAYPLLKASGVGSIVFTSSVSGFVSLKSMSVQGATKGAINQLTKTLACEWAKDNIRSNAVAPWYIRTSMVEQVLSNKEYLEEVYSRTPLQRLGDPKEVSSLVAFLCLPASSYITGQIVCVDGGILSLLGMTALVTGGTQGIGHAVVEELAGLGARVHTCSRNEANLNGCLHDWEMKGFQVTGSVCDVMSRGERVKLMDTVSSVFSRRLNILINNVGTNIWKPTVDYTAEEFSTVMTTNLESAYHLCQLAHPLLKASGVGSIVCISSIAGVVALNVGSIYGASKGAINQLKIWHGSGPKTILGVIV